In Methanobacteriales archaeon HGW-Methanobacteriales-1, the following are encoded in one genomic region:
- a CDS encoding radical SAM protein produces the protein MQVIKKLEEFKTLELMEKANKITIHEHGLDITLERAIFLSWWCDKGDCAFCYMSTQKQNIKDPKTARRKVNAILAEAELCRRMGWNIEFLSGGYGSFSTSEIKSIAQKIYSITKKPVWLNIGITPDLEDYGEEIAGITGAVEMANPQKQKEVCPSKSIEDISEMLNLSGDLGFKKAVTIILGLGETPSDLKYLFNLINDLNIDRVTFYSLNPHEGTPFENKSQPASLYYAGVVAATRITFPKLEIVCGTWVDNLANMGPLILAGANGLTKFPLFKMFGTRYGKRVEEEVHWAGRNLKGTFSDFNQLLNGPPAGELEPYIKRYIDKCLNNKSLKE, from the coding sequence ATGCAAGTTATAAAGAAATTAGAAGAGTTTAAGACTCTCGAACTAATGGAAAAGGCCAATAAAATAACAATTCATGAACATGGTTTGGATATAACCTTGGAAAGAGCTATTTTCCTTTCCTGGTGGTGTGATAAAGGAGATTGTGCCTTCTGCTATATGAGCACCCAAAAACAAAATATTAAAGATCCTAAAACTGCCCGACGAAAAGTTAATGCCATATTAGCTGAAGCAGAACTTTGCCGGCGCATGGGATGGAATATAGAATTTTTATCCGGAGGATACGGTTCATTTAGTACTTCAGAAATTAAATCCATTGCCCAAAAGATTTATAGCATAACCAAAAAACCAGTTTGGTTGAATATAGGAATTACACCAGATCTAGAAGATTATGGGGAAGAAATCGCAGGAATTACTGGCGCTGTGGAAATGGCCAATCCCCAAAAGCAAAAAGAAGTCTGTCCCAGCAAAAGCATAGAAGATATTAGTGAAATGCTGAATCTATCCGGAGATTTAGGATTTAAAAAAGCCGTAACTATTATCCTAGGTCTGGGTGAGACACCTTCCGATTTAAAATATCTTTTTAATCTTATTAATGATCTTAATATTGATCGAGTTACTTTTTATTCATTAAACCCCCATGAAGGAACCCCTTTTGAAAATAAATCTCAACCAGCATCATTATATTACGCGGGAGTAGTGGCCGCCACCAGAATTACATTCCCTAAACTGGAAATAGTCTGTGGAACCTGGGTGGATAACCTGGCCAATATGGGGCCTTTGATTCTTGCAGGGGCCAATGGATTAACAAAATTTCCTCTGTTTAAAATGTTTGGAACCCGCTACGGAAAAAGAGTAGAAGAAGAAGTTCACTGGGCCGGTAGAAATCTGAAAGGAACATTTTCTGATTTTAATCAGCTTTTAAATGGACCTCCCGCTGGTGAGTTGGAACCCTATATAAAAAGATACATTGATAAGTGTTTAAATAACAAATCTTTAAAGGAATAA
- a CDS encoding Holliday junction resolvase, which produces MVKKGSREERDLVRILWEEKFAAMRAPASGGATKKPLPDVLAGNGEKYLAIEVKTTTKDRIYIDSPKIEGLCEFSNIFGAIPYVGIKFKYKKWRFLSPDDLFQTKNGNYRLDLDLALEKGLELNELLGQDKQVKF; this is translated from the coding sequence ATGGTAAAAAAAGGATCGAGAGAAGAAAGAGATTTAGTTAGAATTCTTTGGGAAGAGAAATTTGCAGCTATGCGGGCACCTGCTTCTGGTGGTGCAACAAAAAAACCTTTACCTGATGTTTTAGCTGGAAATGGTGAAAAATATCTGGCCATTGAGGTGAAAACAACCACTAAAGACAGAATTTATATTGATTCCCCTAAAATAGAAGGCCTTTGCGAGTTTTCTAACATTTTTGGAGCCATACCTTATGTGGGAATTAAATTTAAGTATAAAAAATGGCGTTTTTTATCTCCTGATGATTTATTCCAAACTAAAAATGGGAACTACCGTTTAGATTTGGACTTGGCATTGGAAAAAGGTTTGGAGCTTAATGAACTTTTAGGCCAGGATAAACAAGTTAAATTTTAA
- a CDS encoding MBL fold metallo-hydrolase, translating to MEKINDVAFIEGKGYDSNIYVAGDIIIDTGTGENKKYVFSEILKAGINPADISTIVNTHCHFDHVGGNFLFSGDIMIHEEDAKALESGDSMATAAYMFGKSTEPAKIAKKLQEGDKVADFEVIHTPGHTRGGICLFDGEILISGDTVFANGGIGRMDIGGSYEDMINSLEKLQKISAEYLLPGHGPWTDNAQQHIDMSYQMAKRF from the coding sequence ATGGAAAAAATAAATGATGTGGCTTTTATTGAAGGTAAAGGATATGATTCAAATATTTATGTCGCTGGAGACATTATTATTGACACTGGAACTGGTGAAAACAAGAAATATGTTTTTTCTGAGATTTTAAAGGCAGGGATTAACCCAGCAGATATTTCAACTATTGTAAATACACACTGTCACTTCGACCATGTAGGTGGGAATTTTCTCTTCTCAGGGGATATTATGATCCATGAAGAAGATGCAAAAGCACTTGAATCTGGGGATAGTATGGCTACAGCGGCTTACATGTTTGGAAAATCAACTGAACCTGCAAAAATAGCCAAAAAACTCCAAGAAGGAGATAAAGTGGCTGATTTTGAAGTAATTCATACTCCGGGCCATACTCGGGGGGGAATATGTCTTTTTGATGGTGAGATTTTAATATCTGGAGACACAGTTTTTGCCAATGGTGGAATTGGGAGAATGGATATTGGTGGAAGCTATGAAGATATGATAAATTCTCTGGAAAAGCTTCAAAAGATAAGTGCGGAATATTTACTTCCTGGCCACGGCCCTTGGACAGATAATGCCCAACAGCACATAGATATGTCCTATCAAATGGCAAAAAGATTTTAA